The DNA sequence ATGAACTCGAGCGGCCATACCCTATCAGGGGTTGTCCTTAACAATGTGCCGCGTTCATGCAGGGCTTCGTAAATAAGGTTTAAGTTAAATTGTTCGAGGTAGCGGATGCCGCCGTGGATTATCTTGGTGGATTTGCCGCTCGCGCCGCAGGCAAAGTCGTCTTTTTCTATGAGAGCGGTCTTCAGGCCGCGCAATGAAGCATCGCGCGCAATCGCGCAACCGTTTATGCCGCCGCCTATGACGAGAAGGTCAAACTGCCCGGCTTTCAGCCCCGCTATGTCGCGCTTCATATCGCTCTTGCCTTCCGGACCGCGGCAAGCCAGCCGGCATAGAGCGCATCCCGGGCCGGTTTGCTCATGCGGGATGAAAATACCTTATCAGCGGCAAGCGTCATCTTGAATTCTGCTGAACTCTTCCAGAATCCTACCGCCAGGCCCGCAAGCATTGCCGCGCCTTTCGCGGTCGTTTCGGTTATCCTGGGGCGCACGATCTTAATGCCGAGGATATTAGATTGGAGCTGCATAAGCGAATCATTGCGGCATGCGCCGCCATCCACTCGCAGTGACTTAAGGCGGTTTCCGGTCTCCTTCTCCATGATATCTACAATATCTTTTACCTGGTAGGCTATCGCCTCAAGAGTAGCGCGGATGATGTGCGACCTGTTCGTGCCGCGGGTTATGCCGGTCAGTGTGCCGCGGGCTTGCGAGTCCCAATACGGCGCACCGAGGCCCACGAATGCCGGCACAAAATACACTCCGCCCGTATCCTTTACTTTCTTAGCTAATTTCTCGGTCTCGGCGGCCGTCGTGACTATCTTCAACCCGTCCCTGAGCCATTGCACGGCCGCGCCCGCGATGAATATGGAGCCTTCCTGCGCATAGCACGGAGCCCCGTGCGCGTCGCAGGCAAGCGTCGTCAGCAACCCGTTATTCGATAGCAGGAACTTTTTGCCTGTATTCAGCAGAAGGAAACATCCGGTACCGTAGGTATTTTTCATCTCCCCTGCCGAGAAACATCCTTGGCCGAAGAGCGCCGCCTGCTGGTCCCCTGCCACTCCCGATATCGGAATGCCCGCAGGAAGGCCGCATGCGCCCTTGGCGGTAGCACCAAATATCGAGCTCGAAGGCTTTACCTCAGGCAGGATGGCCTTCGGAATACCAAGTATACTCAGCAGCTTGTTGTCCCATTTCTTTTCTCTAATGTTGAATATCAGCGTACGGGAAGCATTGGTATAATCAGTGGCATGTACCTTCCCCCCTGTCAGCTTCCAGATCAACCAGGTGTCTATAGTACCGAAACAGAGGGACGTGTCAAAAAGGGACAGGTTACTCAAAAGCCACTTTATCTTGGTGCCTGAAAAATATGGGTCAATGATAAGGCCTGTCTTACGGCGAAAGAGTCCTGAGTAACCTTTCTTTTTGAGGTTATCGCAGATGGACGCGGTCCGACGGCACTGCCATACGATGG is a window from the Candidatus Omnitrophota bacterium genome containing:
- the glpK gene encoding glycerol kinase GlpK; translated protein: KQALSLKKIKPADIAAIGITNQRETTILWDRKTGKPVYNAIVWQCRRTASICDNLKKKGYSGLFRRKTGLIIDPYFSGTKIKWLLSNLSLFDTSLCFGTIDTWLIWKLTGGKVHATDYTNASRTLIFNIREKKWDNKLLSILGIPKAILPEVKPSSSIFGATAKGACGLPAGIPISGVAGDQQAALFGQGCFSAGEMKNTYGTGCFLLLNTGKKFLLSNNGLLTTLACDAHGAPCYAQEGSIFIAGAAVQWLRDGLKIVTTAAETEKLAKKVKDTGGVYFVPAFVGLGAPYWDSQARGTLTGITRGTNRSHIIRATLEAIAYQVKDIVDIMEKETGNRLKSLRVDGGACRNDSLMQLQSNILGIKIVRPRITETTAKGAAMLAGLAVGFWKSSAEFKMTLAADKVFSSRMSKPARDALYAGWLAAVRKARAI